The window GACGCCCGCTGCCGCAAGGCACGCAGATAGCGGTCACAAGCGACCCGGTGTGGTTTGAGACCGTGATTTCCACGGCGTGACGTATCGAGAGGTCGCTCGGAAGCTGACACTGCTCGGATGCCAGGAACGTGAGCGACGGGGACGTGAATCTCATCGCAAATGGTACAATCCCGATTCCCAGCGAGCCACCGTGCTTCCCGACTGGGGTAGCCGCGACTGAAGCAGGGCACGGTTCGCGCCGCGATCCGACAGTTGGAGATCGATTGGCACGACTTTCGGAGTGCGTAGGTCCATGATGGTCGCGAGTCGCCGCACCGGAAGAAGCCGGCTATCGCGTCGCCGGATGTGACAAGAAGCGGTGGGGGATACGCTGTATCAGGGGCTGCTGGTGCATGCCGACGGGCGGTTCGTGGCCGACGTGGAGATGGGCGCAGGGGTGGTGCGCGCGCTGCGCATGGCGCGCTCGGACGCGGCCGGCGGGGCGGGGTGGCGCGACCTCACCGGCAAGCTGGTGTTCCCCGGACCGGTGGTGTTGTGCCGCTCCGATGCGCCGCGCGCCTGGTGCGGCGGCCTGCCGGCGACCACCCTCGCCGTGCCGGTGGCGAGCCTCGGGCCGCCGGCGCGGGAGCCGCCGCCGGTGGATGCGGTGCCCGTTCCGCTGCTCAGGGGAGTGGCGGCGGAGCTGGAGGTGCTGCCGGATGCGGTGTTCGGGCGCGGCTGCGCGGCGTTCGCGGTCGACGACCGCATCCTGAAGGAACCCGGATTCGATGCCGACCTGGTGCGGGTGACCGGTCACTGTGGGGCGACCCTGGTGGTGCTGAGCGACGATGCGCGCGCCATGGAGCGCAGCGTCGGGGGGCTTCCGCTGCCGCTGGACGGCGGCCGGGTGGTGCTGGCGCCTTCCCATGTGGCCGGCATGCGTGCGGCGCTGGAAGTGGCGCTGCGCTGCGGCGAGCCGGGCAGCGGTATTGCGGTGGCGGCGCCGGCGCCCCTGCTGCTCGCCGAGCCGAAGGCCGCGGCGGAGTGGTGGCCGGCGGTTCGCGCCGGGACGGTGCGCATGGTGAGCGTTGACGCCGGTGAGCGAACCGCGGACCGCCAGATGCTGGCGCACCTGTGGCGGGCCGGAGTGGCGGCGGGCAGCATCGCCCTCGAAGAGTTGGCGGCGCTGCTGTGCTGGCAGCCGGCGCGGCTGCTGGGCCTGCCGGCGAAGGGCCGCCTCCACCCCGGCTGCGACGCCGACCTGGCGGTGCTCGATCCCGAGGCCTCGGCGGTCGCTCGCGAAGATCGGGCTGCCGATGACTGGATGGAACGCGGCGCAGTGGTGCGGATGCTGCGCCACGGTGAGGACGCCGCCGCCGGCCAGGGACGCTGGACCCGGGGTGTGCCGGTGCGCGAACCGCAGTGACCGGCGGCGGCCGGATGCGGTGTAAGACGCACGCGGGAATTCGGTGCGCGAGTCTTCGGTCAGCATGCCAGCGGCTGCGCTGGCGGGAGCCACGACGGGCCGACCCTTCACGGCCAACACAAGGCGCGACTTGGCGAACAAGCTATCCGGAATTGCAGAGCGTACGTCTTTACCGCGCCTTCGCTCGTGGGCGAAACGCGGCGCCGCCGCGCTGAATGAAATGGCGATCCAGGAACGGCGAGAAGAGGAGGAGGCGCTCCTGCTTCGTTGATTGCGGCACCGTAGCGCGCAACTCAATCGCGATTCAGGATAGTGCGCACCTGTCGCGCCGGCTGAGAGGGCGCTCTACTTGCCCTGCGCCATGCGGCGCTTGAGGGCGGCGAGTTCGGCGTCGGCGCGCTGCTCGGCGCCGAGGCGGTCGAGGTCGGCCTTGAGGGTGTCGGGCTCGCCGGTGAGGGACTGGAGCTGGGCCAGGAGGGCCTCGGCGTCGGCGTTGACCACCGGGCCGTGCTGCATGCTCTTCAGGTGGCGCTTCATCACCGCGACCTGGGCGGTCAACTCCGACTCCTCGGATGCCACCCGCCCGAGGCCGTCCTGGATGCGCTGCATTTCGTTGCGGGCCGCGGCGCGCAGCGTGTCGTTGCCGGCATCCGTGGCCTGCTTGACGCGCTCCTCCCAGGTCTTCAGCGAGACCTCCAGGCGCTGGCGCTTCTTGGCGGTGATGCGCAGCGCGGTGACGTAGCCGAGCACGTACTCGCGGGCAGCGGCCGGGTCGAGACCGGTGAGGTCGGTTTCGCTTTGCATTCCTCCATTGTAGGAGGGCAGGCACCTTTTGGGTACCGTGTTACCGTGGGCGCCGGAATACGGGCAGGACGGGCCGTGCGGGCATTGACGGACGGCGAGCTATTGGAAGATGGCCTGCACCGGCTCGGCATGGGCGGCGACTGGCGCATGCGTGACCGGCTGCAACGGTTCGCCGCGCTGATCGAGGCGGCCAACCCGGTGTACCGGCTGGTGGCCGCGGACCGGCGGCGGCTGGTCTCCCACCACCTGCTGGACAGCCTGGCGGCGGTGCCGGCGCTGCGCGAGGTGGAACCGCGCGCCACGCTGCTGGACGTGGGCAGCGGCGCCGGCCTGCCGGGCGTGCCGCTGGCCCTGGCCCTGGCCGGCACCCGGGTGATCCTGGTGGAGCGCAGCGCCCGCCGGGCCGCGTTCCTGAACCACGTGTGCCGCGAGTTGGCGCCGGCGGAGTTGGCCGTGGTCGCCCGTCCGCTGGCCGACGCCGCCCTGGCCCCGGTGGACATCGTGACCTGGCGTGCGGTGGCGCCGCTCGCGCGCCTGCTGCCGGATCTGCTGCCGGTGCTGCACGCGCGGTCGACGGTTGCCCTGTACCAGGGCACCGCGGCGACCGTGCAGCGGGAACTGAAGGCCGCGCGCGAAGTGGCGGGTGAATTGCTGCGGGTGCAGGTGACACGCCTTGCCGTCCCGCACCTGGACGCCGAGCGCCACCTCGTCCTTCTGCGAGGGTTCAAGAGGTGATTGGCGTTATGGCAGGCGGGAGCGCGCGCAGGGTGACAGGTGCGCTACCGGGAACCATGCGCAACGCGACGGCGCATACCGGCCATGACGTGCTGAGCCGGCCGGTCGGCCGGTTGGACTTGGTGCCGACTTCCGCGAAACATTCGGCAGGCATCCTTGAGGACGCTGCCCCACAACCCATGAGCAGTCCGTTCAGCGTTCCTCCGCTGTCGCGTATCGGTGAACCGATCGCGCCGCGCCGTTGCGGTCGCCACTACCGCGAGCTGATCGATCTTCGGGCGCCGGCAGCGGGTCACCGCGCACCGGTGTCACCCGCATGATGAGCTTCTGGCAGGCGGTGGTGCTGGGAGCGTTGCAGGGCGTTACCGAGTTCCTGCCGGTGTCCAGTTCCGGGCACCTGGTGCTGCTGCGCGAGGTGCTGGCGGTGGGCGAAGTGCCGTTGCTGTTCGACGTGCTGCTGCACCTGTCGACGCTGGCCGCAACCGCGGTGGTGTTCCGGGCGCGGCTGGGCCGGCTGGTCGTCGCGGCCATCGACCTGCTGCGCCCGCCGGCGCGCCGGCGGAGCGGGTCCGACGAGCGCCGCCTGCTGGGCCTGCTGCTGCTGTGCACGGTGGTGACGGGCGGCATCGGCATGGCGTTCGGTTCCGTCGGCCTGCCGCGCTCGCCGTCGCTCGTGTCGGTGATGCTGCTGGTCACCGCGATGCTGCTGCTCGCCGCCCGCTGGCTGCGCGGAGCCCCCGAACCGGGCCCCGAACCGGGCGCCGAGGCGCACGCTGCCGCGCCCGCCGAGACATGCGCCGACGCGGCGCCGAGTGCCGGCCGGCTGCCGCGTTGGCCGTGGGCGCTGCTGGTGGGGGTGGTGCAGGGGCTGGCGGTGATCCCCGGCATCTCCCGCTCCGGTGCCACCATCGCCGCCGGGGTGCTGGCGGGAGCGGATCGCGAGACCGCGGCGGACTTCTCGTTCCTGGCCTCGGTGCCGGCCATCCTGGGCGCGGTGGCGGTGTCGCTGCCCGAGCTGTCCGCCCTGGAGGAGGCAGTCGACCTCACGGCGCTGGCCGCCGGCATGGCGGTGTCGTTCGCCGCCGGCTGGCTGGCGCTGACGGCGCTGCTGCGCATCGTGCGCCGCGGCCGGCTGCACCTGTTCTCCCTGTACCTGGTACCGGTCGGCATCATCGGCCTGACCGTGCTGTAACCGGCTCCCGGCCGGTGTAGAAGCTGCCGGTCGGGGCTCGGTTGGGACGCCGGCATGCCGATACTTGGGATATGGGAACTCACGCGCAGTGGGCGGGGTCCGCGCCATGCCCGGTCCCGGCAGCGGTAGCGGCGCGATGAACATTTCCAGGTGGACCCGGCGCTGGCGGAATTCCGGCCAGGGTGTACAACAGGTCTGCGCGGTGGCTCTGGCGGCCACCGGCACTTTTGCCCTCGCCTCGCTGATTCCGTTCCTGGCGGCCGGGCGGCCGTCCACGGCGCGGTTTCCGCTCAACGTGCTGTACGCGCCGGCGTGGTTTCTGTTCGATTCGTTTCTCTGGTTCGGGCTGCTGA of the Spirochaetaceae bacterium genome contains:
- the rsmG gene encoding 16S rRNA (guanine(527)-N(7))-methyltransferase RsmG, whose product is MRALTDGELLEDGLHRLGMGGDWRMRDRLQRFAALIEAANPVYRLVAADRRRLVSHHLLDSLAAVPALREVEPRATLLDVGSGAGLPGVPLALALAGTRVILVERSARRAAFLNHVCRELAPAELAVVARPLADAALAPVDIVTWRAVAPLARLLPDLLPVLHARSTVALYQGTAATVQRELKAAREVAGELLRVQVTRLAVPHLDAERHLVLLRGFKR
- a CDS encoding undecaprenyl-diphosphate phosphatase is translated as MMSFWQAVVLGALQGVTEFLPVSSSGHLVLLREVLAVGEVPLLFDVLLHLSTLAATAVVFRARLGRLVVAAIDLLRPPARRRSGSDERRLLGLLLLCTVVTGGIGMAFGSVGLPRSPSLVSVMLLVTAMLLLAARWLRGAPEPGPEPGAEAHAAAPAETCADAAPSAGRLPRWPWALLVGVVQGLAVIPGISRSGATIAAGVLAGADRETAADFSFLASVPAILGAVAVSLPELSALEEAVDLTALAAGMAVSFAAGWLALTALLRIVRRGRLHLFSLYLVPVGIIGLTVL
- a CDS encoding amidohydrolase family protein produces the protein MGDTLYQGLLVHADGRFVADVEMGAGVVRALRMARSDAAGGAGWRDLTGKLVFPGPVVLCRSDAPRAWCGGLPATTLAVPVASLGPPAREPPPVDAVPVPLLRGVAAELEVLPDAVFGRGCAAFAVDDRILKEPGFDADLVRVTGHCGATLVVLSDDARAMERSVGGLPLPLDGGRVVLAPSHVAGMRAALEVALRCGEPGSGIAVAAPAPLLLAEPKAAAEWWPAVRAGTVRMVSVDAGERTADRQMLAHLWRAGVAAGSIALEELAALLCWQPARLLGLPAKGRLHPGCDADLAVLDPEASAVAREDRAADDWMERGAVVRMLRHGEDAAAGQGRWTRGVPVREPQ